TTAAAAAGGCTGGAGACAGAAACGTAACTTTTTTATCAGCCGTTATTGTTCACAACAGGGAACATAATACAAGCTGGCTCTTCTTTTCCCTGATATGCTTCAACTACTAGAACTTAGcacgcatttatacatacatacatatatatatatatatatatatatatatatatatatatatttatatatatatatatatatatatatatatatatttatatataatatataatatataatatatatgtgtgcatatatatatatatatatatatatatatatatatatatatatatatatatatgtatatatagatagatagatagatagtagatacatatttatttataaataataggaACCTGAAGCTAGAATTTTCCATGAATCCTCGGTCATGTCACTGGAAAATGTAATCTGAACACTaaaagctttttttctctctcactcctttttatAACTTTGGATATAATCCACAGTGCGAAGTGAACACGGCATAGTCAGTATTGGTCATACAAATGAGAAATTTTTGTgaccattttccctctcttttcttttattattttacaaggtTTATTTCAGAACGGagtaaaatttatatagtttttactaATCACCAGCTGCCACGCCCTTAAGAAGGCTTGCTTGAtacttaatataacaataagactAAAAGTATTTATTAGagtaaattatgtaataataaagatgtcaTTTActcctatttattattgatattttatgtatttgtcaAAATAAACTCTGACTATCAGCTGTTCtttcacgtttttttcttcttctattatctttactattaataataatgacaatgaaaataatattaataatgatgtgtaacatgtgtatataacatgaatatacattaatgcagccacacacacacacacacacacacacacacacacacacacacacacacacacacacacacacacacacacacacacacacacacacacacacacacacacacacacacacacacacacacacacaggtaataaataaagaaatttataatataatttatattttttaaacttagaATGTTTTTCCTTAGACACCCAGTTGAATAAAAAATACCCTATCATTAAACTTTTCTTAACGAGGTTGTCAAGAAATTACAGGCAGTTTGCTAGTTTAAGActggtaagaaagaaaagaagttttGGTATTGTTTTTCTGCGCAATATGCCTCTACGATAATAAGAAAGTTTTTCATAACGAAATaaattgaatacacacacacacacacacacacacacacacatatgtgtatttatatatatatatatatatatatatatatatatatatatatatatatatatatatatatatacatatatatatatatatatatatgtttgtttgtgtgtgtgtgtgtgtgtgtgtgtgtgtgtgtgtgtgtgtgtgtgtgtgtgtgtgtgtgtgtgtgtgtgagtgtgtgtgtgtgtgtgtgtgtgtgtgtgtgtgtgtgtgtgtgcgtgtgtgtgtgtgtgcatatatatatacatatatatatatatatatatatatatatatatatatatatatatatatatatacatatatatatatttaaattttatatatatatatatatatatatatatatatatatatatatatatatatatatatatatatatatatatacatatatatatacacatatctaaatGTAAATACCACCCAATGTAGCCGAAACAatttaataaaggataataaccgCATATTCACACGGCTCCCCCATCAAGTATCTATCCAGCAGATAGATACAAACAAAATTGAATTGTTTTAATCTTCCCAATGAGAAACTAAAGACAACAGCATTCAACATGTGTCAATAACCACAgactattataatccttatttccaCGAAAACCCTAAACTATCCGATTTCTTTTATCTCAAGACACTCACAACAGTTATACATCAATCAAGGATGCATTTCTCTTCCATTAAGTTTCATTTAGATAATTcatgatatatttaatacacaataTCACTTTcttcaaacaaaccaaaaatatatatatatttattaccagCGGATACTGTAACTTATTCGTGATTGCAGAAAACAAACTTAAATTTCATTCGTCTTCCATAGAGACTGAGAAGCGAGTGTTAAGATTATATTCAAACGAGGAAATCCCCAGTGTTGGAGGACTATATACGAtagtaaaatttaatgataatttcgAAAGTGGCATCTCTCCAAACAAATTTATTTCAAAAGGTGAAGTTTACATCTCAGCAAAGGCAATTAGTTTCCGGAACGACTAAGTAGATCCGCTCCAAGATTATCACGTCCTGCAACGTGAACCAACCGAAACCGATAAGGTTGCAAGCTTAACGACCACCGTAGAAGTCTATTGTTGGACCCcttgaatttattaatataaattaatggcTTGTGGTCTACTTCCAAGATAAATTCTTGACCCATTAAATAGTATCTAAATCGGTTTATACCGAATATTATAGCCAAGCCTTCTTTCTCAATGGTTGAGTACCTCCTTTCTCTGTCTAATAGTTTTCGACTAGCGTATGCCACAGGGAATGGATGACCATCGACGTACTGTAGAAGAACGGCTCCAAGCCCAACGTCTGATGAATCTGTTCGTAAGACAAAAGGAAGGGAAGCATCAGGTATCTTTAATATGGGTTTGGAAGCTAATGCCGTTTTCAACTTTTCAAATACTTTAGTTAATTCATCCGTCCACTTTAGGGGTTCGCTAACATTTTTACGTAACAAGTCTGATAATGAACTTGTCAGTGAAGCTGCTTGTGGAATGACCAttctataaaatgaaattaagCCAAGGAAAGATCGTAAAGTCTTCTTTGTGCAAGGAGGTGGTAAACTAAGTATAGCCTCTATTTTATCAAGCTTTGGATGCAAATAGTTACCATCAAGAATAAAGCCTAAGTAATGAATAGACTTGAAACCAAATCTGCACTTTGAAGGTTTTGCAGTGAGGTTGTGCTCACGTAATCTCTCTAATACAGAAAAAATAGCCTCTGTCTGCTCTTCCCAAGTtctagtatgaatgaaaatattatcaaaatagaaGGAAACATCCTTTAAACCAGCTAAAACAATGCGCATTAGGCGAATATAAGTGGCACAAGCATTTACCAACCCAAAAGGCATTCGGCAAAATTCCATTAAACCCTTGTGTGAAGGAAATGCCGTTAAAGGTCTGGCTTTCTCAGAAAGTTTAATTTGGTAGTAAGCCTTAGTAAGATCCAATTCAGAGAAATATTTACATCCTGAAAATTTATACAAGTCTTCTTCCATAGTGCAAGCTGGCTCAGCATGGAAATTAGTTACAGAATTAACAGCTCGATAATCTATAGCCATACGGTAGCTACCATCTGACTTTTTGACCATGACTACTGGAGACGAATGGGGAGAGGACGATAGCTGTATAATCCCTTGTTCAAGTAATTGGTCAACTTCAGCTTCAAAGTGGGCTTTTAGATGTATAGGAATGGGGTAAATCTTAGACTTAATACGTTCTGTGGTGTTAACTTCAATCTCATGCTCCAGGGTGTTGGTACAACCAGGAATTAGTGAAAATACATCCCGGAAATTTGTAGTTAATGATTGAATATCAGATTTCTGCTCTGCTGAAAGATCAGAACAAACATCCGGTTGGTCATTCTCAGGCAAACTGGACTTCTCCATTAGAGGTTAATGGAAAATTACAATCACTCAATTCAGTATCTTCTAGAATGCAATTCTGAACTACTTTTGGGTTTGTTTCGACATCTATCTTACTTTCTTCGTCCATAACATTAGGTTGGCAACTTATGGCTCTCCTATGATACTTCTTTAATAGGTTTGCATGAAGTAACTTGGGTTTTCCACCTTCATCAAtaagataatttaccttgttACGGCACTCAAGAACAGTATATGGGTCATTCCAAGACATGAGCAATTTGTTAGTGTTATCAGGGAGGAGTACAAGGACTTCCTCGCCTGGCCTAAACTTCCTATCCTGAGATTTTAAATCAAAGTAAGATTTGAATTTGGTGGAACTGATCTCAGCATTTCGAGCTACAATTTTAGCACACTCTTCCAACTTATCTTTTAATTCGATGACATATTGGAAAGAAGATCTATCATCCTCCTTTATGGTTGTGTCTTCCCACAAGTCCCTTAAAACTGAAAGTGGCCCCCGGACTGTTCGTCCATAAAGTAGCTCGAAGGCTGAAAACCCTGTTCGATCGCTAGGAATCTCTCGCATCGCAAACAATGTGGGGACTAGATATCGGTGCCATGCACGTGGTTTGTCACTACATAATTTCCTTAAGGAGGCTTTTAGAGTTGCATGAAAACTTTCCACCCTTCCATTCCCACTAGGGTGATAGGGAGTAGTAAAGAGTGGCTTGACTCCCAATAATTTATGTACTTCTCCCATTAGTTGGGAAACAAATTGTCTTCCTCTATCAGACAAAATTTCCCGAGGTATACCAACCCTTGAAAATATCACCAGAAGGGCTTCGGCTACAGATATGGAATCAGTCTCTTTAAGAGGCAGTGCTTCTGGAAAACCGGCGGCAAAATCAATCAAGGTTAAGATATAACGGTGACCCtcagaagatggaggagaaaatgGACCTACCAAGTCAATAGAAACACGAGAAAATGGTTCCGTTAAAATAGGCATAGACTTTAATGGCACTGGTCTTACTCTACCCTTAGTTGACATCCTTTGACACTTGTCACAAGACTTACAGAAATCCCTGATTTCAGCCCCCATGTTTGGCCAATAGAAATGGTCTTTAATGCGCATTTCTGATTTCCGATGAGAGAAATGGCCAGCCAAGGGGCTCTCATGACCTACCGAGAGAATGATAGCTCTACATTCACTGGGTACTACTAGGGAAGATTTGCCTAATCTTTCATAATGCTTTGAAGCAACACAAGTACGGTAAAGCAGACCATTTCTTTGCTCATACTTAAATTCTTTACCGTCTCGCATTTTATCAAGTTCTTCAGACTTCACTTTTTCCCACAATTTGGTCAGAGAATGACATTCTGCCTGCAATTTAGCAAATTCCTCAGGGGTAACTTTAAGGGGTTCAATCTTTGGTAAGACTAAAGGGTGAAACCTTTTTACTTTAGAGGATCTAGTTTGAATTGCACATGAATAATCAAGAGGCGCATTATTTGAATGTTGAGGTACATTTAAGTCAAAATCTGGAGATAATTTGGGATTATATGCCCCTGGTACATTCCCAACCAAAATACTGCAAAATTGAATTGGTGCTCTCACCACATCAACCCAACCTTCAAAGTATGGACATTTCAAAAAGCATTTAGTTTTGGGGAAATAATCCAGCCGGCCAAGATAATCTTCTATCCCCACCAGATCAGTGCTAGAAACATCAACATCAGGTAACAACTTGTCAGATACAATAACACATGTGCACCCCGTATCTCTGAGAATAGTGGAGACCCAAGCCCCATTCAAGGTACCAGCTGTCATAAACTTTGAATTTCCTCTGTCATTTAGACTAAATCCGACTTTATGAGTTGGAACTGAGGAGTACTGTTTGTAAGCTAAGGGATTTTTAGGACAGCGAGATCTTGTATGTCCAATGTCACCACACCCATGACACTTAACAGATGAAAAATCTCTTTTCAAAGTTGGCTGAATTGGAGTCGGGGGCTTTGGAGCCACACTTCTCTTACCTTGGTCAAAGGATTGATACGACTTGGGGTAGGCACTATGAGCAGATACCCAATTATCCGACAGGCTTACCGCATCAGATAAAGAGGAGACGTTGTGTTCTTTCACATATACTCGCAGATCTGGGGAAATGGAAGACATTAGTTGGTccagcaacataaaatcacgaagAGATTCATAATCTTTGGTGATGTCGCATGCATCCACCCAATAGTCAAATAACCGTCCAAGTCGAATAGCAAATTGCTCATATGTTTCCCCACATTTTATCTTAGCAGTTCTAAAATCATTCCTATAACTTGCGGGAGTTTTACTATAACCCCGTAAGAGAGCTTTTTTCAACAATTTATAATCAGACGTTATTTCTGGAGGCAGTGAGGTGTATATATCAACTGCTTTTCCAGTCAACAAACTTCCCAGTCTGATAGCATAAGTTTCTTCTCTAAAATTTAACAAGCTGGCAATGCGCTCAAACTTGATTAAGTATGAAGTCATATCTTCCCCATCTTTAAAAACTGGTAAGCAAGGGCGCGAAGCGCCATCAAAAAGGACCGAAGTGAATGAGCTGGCTGAAGGATTGTTTAACCGAGCCATCTGAAGCTCATGTTCAAGTTTAACCTTTTCTTTCTCCGCTTCTAATTGTTCTTTCTGAAAtgctctttcttttgctctctcctcccttgcAAGTGTCTGTTGACTAATGACATACTGAGCAATATCATTTCCTTGAAGGCCTAACGCCTCAGCCTGAGCTTTCAACACATCAAAATTAAAATCTGCCATTATCACATTAAAATCAAGAATATCAAATTAAAGTAAACTTTACTGCTGACCAACGGACACGTACAAAGAATATTtgtccaaacaaaaaaaattaaccactAGAGGAGCCTTTGCTCGCACCTAGCACAACAAAATTGGCCTCAAAAGACCGAACTCACCGACATGACGTCAATACCTGGACATTCAGGAGAATACTCGTTCTTCCCCTCAAGAAGATAAAGATATTCACTCACTACCTGAAGTCCAACCTGTTTGATTCACCTCCGGGCCCCAAGGACGGTAAACCATGAAGGGGAAACCTTCCCGCAAcatccacaaaaaacaacaaccttcACGTACTGCCTCACAGCACTGAAAGTATGACACTATTAACAATAAGGTATGAAAGTCACTGTTCTTATCGAGAACTTGCTCCTCAAAACGAGTAAATCCttgaatcctggcaaggtcgccacatGTAAATACCACCCAATGTAGCCGAAACAatttaataaaggataataaccgCATattcacactaaatatatatatatatatatatatatatatatatatatatatatatatatatatatatatatatatataatatatttacagtatgtatatatatacatactaattatctatctatactgtacgtatgtattcatacattattAATTTGGACACCTTTATGGTTATAAACTATGGAAATGTTGATGACATTTAGAATAGGAAATAAttccagaaaaggaaaatataaatgacTTATAACACATTAATATctcaatgatgattataaaacagAAAATTGCAAGACCATTGTAATTGGTGTGACGCCGTATATAACACTAGGCACCAGTAGTACTCCAAGTTATTATTACTGGTGATATTGCTATACTGAGGCAAATTTTGTCGTTAGTGTTACTTTTAATGGTAGTAGAACTGTAAGGGAAACTATCTGTTAGGATATTGTTACAAAATTTCCCATAGCATTAATGTTTGTAATGTTACATAAATTAACTAAATTGTTAAGGGAAGGCtcctgataatgacaatattgcagAATAAAATGATACATTGCATTGCACTCTTAGAAAGAAGGGTAATAGAGTACAAAATTATACGGGATGTTAGTGATGTTCTGTTAATTGTTCGAAGGTAGAACGCTGAAAATAAAGCGAACATTAAAGTAATAATCAGCTttatcatttgaattattatGAAAATCGTATGAGTATTCATTCCGATACAATTATCATATGCAGTAATTACACAATTGAGTTAGAAAGTACATTTCCTGAAGAGAACTCAGAGTTACCTTTAGTATTGGAgaggctttttattttattttcttgtttttattttcttcttcttcttcttcttcttcttcttcttcttattattattattattattattattattattattattattattattattattattattattattatttcttttttttttaattccagtgACATTGTAAACATAAAACCAATGCATCCCTATTCGCATCACGGACCCATAATTTAGcatagagaagataaaagagagaaaacgagaaagatagaaaaagaagagattaagagaaagagaatgaggaaaaagagaaaaggaagattaaagaaagagaaagagaacgagaagagaaaagagagagaaagagaaaaagaagagaaaaaaagaaaaaagacgaggaaaaaaataaaagagagagacaggaggaataattatttttttctcttagatGAGAACAACTGTCGAAATGccaatgattttttatttcaaaaatgaactttgttttttctatttgattGTAGATCTTTTTCCATTACCCATACTCCTTTTGGAACATATTTGAGGCTTattaggagagggaaaagaaggagaaggaagggaaggaggaagaggaagagaacgaacagaagaagaaaaaagaaaaagaaggaggaggaggagaaggataagaataagaagaaaatgatgaataaatagggTTACGTTCCATAGACTTGATGTTTTTTACGATGCCAGAACAGGataataaaggaggggagagcatATGTTCTCCAGTAGGTTCCTGTTCTCCAAACTCTTTCTTAGACTTAATCATCTCGCAGCGCgcttggaaaaataaaatttctcgcttaaaaaaaggaaaaaagaataaataaataaataaataaaataaaataaaatagattaacaAAGGGTCATGGTAGTCGTTTGTTCTCTTCTGCTGTTCTCCTCAGGTCAAGAACATTTCCTCTCACGGAAGAACTTGTGTACAACAGAGGCATTTCACGCTTGTTATCTCCCAAAGTTTCTCTCTCTAAGGCAGTCTTCATTGTTCACCTTTCATACTGTTCATCTTATTCATTCTAAGGCTTAAGCAGCTTTATAGGCTTTGGTTTACTTCAGTTATagggaaaagatgataataatagaacatGTTCTTTATAGAGTTTGTATCAATgtattttcaagtattttttacttaattttctgtaagccttttaattctttatttgttATGCTACATATGTGAAAGCTACAAATTAAGTATATTAATAAGTTTGTCCCAGGTTTGTTAATAAACGTTAAGATAATGgtgttaatgttgataataataaagtgactgatgaaaataattacatcaTAGAATGtgcatcgccaaaaaaaaaaaaaaaaaaaaaaaaaaaaaatacacattaatcTGTGTCCAAAATACTGCCGCGTAAATAACACAGCTCCTCGTCTGAAGCAACGctgatgaaataaaattttaaaaatgcgatTCATCTTCAAACACTTCTATTACCTAGTTTGGCAGCTATAGCGCTCTCATATCAACTTACCGACAGCCTTTCATGTTTATATCTTCTTTAAAGCACCAGGAAGCAGCTGATGCTAAGTGATCAGCGATAGCCGAGAGCTTCCCAATCCCTCTGGGGGCTTGCAAGTTGCTGGAAAGAAAAGCCAACAATTTGCTCGGAAAGAGGGTTCATGAATAGCAAATGATGACTGCACTGCAAGACCATGCAAGTTGTTAGCCTCGCGCTCAAAGGCAGAGGGAACTTCATTTCTGAAGCTCCTGCTAATCTCGAGGATCTGGTGTTGCAACTTTCAACCCGAAGGCGTTCATTTCAAAGGGAATTAGAGGCGGAAGAAATTCAATTTTggaatttatttatatgataccatatgtatttgcttatttttcaGTCCAttgctttttgtctgtctctttatttccttatctCACTCTTCTTCCAGAAAGAACAGCTAAATGATAAAGTTTTCAACGTGttcgtatataagatatatatatatatatatatatatatatatatatatatatatatatatatatatatatataatatatagagagatagatagatagatagatagagagagagagagagagagagaagagagagagagagagagagagagagagagggagggagggagggagagaggttaagTCACGGTGGTTCacatgagacagagagacagacagagagagagacagacagacagatacaggaaaacagagagaaggagacagacagacagacacacaggcaggcacacagagacaggcagagtgGTAAAAGTGAAAGgacagaaaaatggaaaacgGTAAAAAGATTATGTCGACGCTACAACATCCTACAGTTTTGTGACGTTAGCCCCCTCGCCTACACAGCGCATGTAGTAATGTCAACCTTTTAACAGCATTGAGTCATATATATGTTTCCTTGCTAGAGAGGTAGTTTAAGAGTTGCATACGAGTTATATAACCTGATCATATACAATAGCCTCAGGATCTATACATGGTGAGATAAGTACTTGTAATATTATGACCGATGAACAGAACTCATTGTGACAAGCTATGAAGTTGTGAAGTTATTCGGTCTTAATCCTATGTTGTTGTTTCTTCTATATTGCAAATGCGGTAGCTCGTGTAATATCTGCCGTGCAACTACAAACTTTAGATAGGTCTTAGTATTATCGCCTCAAAAcacatgattatgataaagactggttaggataacgatgatgaaagaaATATAGTATCAAATGTTTGTTCTGAAATGACTCAACGCCAATATGTTCAAAGAATCCCAAGATTTCTtactggaaagaaaagaaaaacgttctTTAGAACACAACTTAAGCCTAAGTCAGAAGCGCTGAAGCTTTGACGTCAACATTATCAAACAACGTACTTTCAGCACGATAACATGTCCCTAACAACcaagttataattataaaaaaagcaaagcaaagccaCCCTATCAACAGCACACTTGTGTTTTCAGTCTGTCTTGCCAAAGCCTCACTCGGTGGTAATTATTTATGGTTAAAACAAATCAATATGCTAGACATCAACGGTCAAGATTAg
This genomic interval from Penaeus monodon isolate SGIC_2016 chromosome 37, NSTDA_Pmon_1, whole genome shotgun sequence contains the following:
- the LOC119596183 gene encoding uncharacterized protein LOC119596183, whose amino-acid sequence is MKTALERETLGDNKREMPLLYTSSSCCEAVREGCCFLWMLREGFPFMVYRPWGPEVNQTDFNFDVLKAQAEALGLQGNDIAQYVISQQTLAREERAKERAFQKEQLEAEKEKVKLEHELQMARLNNPSASSFTSVLFDGASRPCLPVFKDGEDMTSYLIKFERIASLLNFREETYAIRLGSLLTGKAVDIYTSLPPEITSDYKLLKKALLRGYSKTPASYRNDFRTAKIKCGETYEQFAIRLGRLFDYWVDACDITKDYESLRDFMLLDQLMSSISPDLRVYVKEHNVSSLSDAVSLSDNWVSAHSAYPKSYQSFDQGKRSVAPKPPTPIQPTLKRDFSSVKCHGCGDIGHTRSRCPKNPLAYKQYSSVPTHKVGFSLNDRGNSKFMTAGTLNGAWVSTILRDTGCTCVIVSDKLLPDVDVSSTDLVGIEDYLGRLDYFPKTKCFLKCPYFEGWVDVVRAPIQFCSILVGNVPGAYNPKLSPDFDLNVPQHSNNAPLDYSCAIQTRSSKVKRFHPLVLPKIEPLKVTPEEFAKLQAECHSLTKLWEKVKSEELDKMRDGKEFKYEQRNGLLYRTCVASKHYERLGKSSLVVPSECRAIILSVGHESPLAGHFSHRKSEMRIKDHFYWPNMGAEIRDFCKSCDKCQRMSTKGRVRPVPLKSMPILTEPFSRVSIDLVGPFSPPSSEGHRYILTLIDFAAGFPEALPLKETDSISVAEALLVIFSRVGIPREILSDRGRQFVSQLMGEVHKLLGVKPLFTTPYHPSGNGRVESFHATLKASLRKLCSDKPRAWHRYLVPTLFAMREIPSDRTGFSAFELLYGRTVRGPLSVLRDLWEDTTIKEDDRSSFQYVIELKDKLEECAKIVARNAEISSTKFKSYFDLKSQDRKFRPGEEVLVLLPDNTNKLLMSWNDPYTVLECRNKVNYLIDEGGKPKLLHANLLKKYHRRAISCQPNVMDEETEQKSDIQSLTTNFRDVFSLIPGCTNTLEHEIEVNTTERIKSKIYPIPIHLKAHFEAEVDQLLEQGIIQLSSSPHSSPVVMVKKSDGSYRMAIDYRAVNSVTNFHAEPACTMEEDLYKFSGCKYFSELDLTKAYYQIKLSEKARPLTAFPSHKGLMEFCRMPFGLVNACATYIRLMRIVLAGLKDVSFYFDNIFIHTRTWEEQTEAIFSVLERLREHNLTAKPSKCRFGFKSIHYLGFILDGNYLHPKLDKIEAILSLPPPCTKKTLRSFLGLISFYRMVIPQAASLTSSLSDLLRKNVSEPLKWTDELTKVFEKLKTALASKPILKIPDASLPFVLRTDSSDVGLGAVLLQYVDGHPFPVAYASRKLLDRERRYSTIEKEGLAIIFGNRKVANVSVNIFQSCQEYFYFIEFSLQIQYTLYE